A region of bacterium DNA encodes the following proteins:
- a CDS encoding LamG domain-containing protein codes for MIKKVLSLLFMFCLFSFAQSNFSWEERHCEITPDGDIKWKPKPFVFKKGLSVRYIDFENGNDNNDGLTKNTPWKHHPWDENAEGKAKECKGIHTYIFKKGVIYRGKLIAKESGEENNLIILTVDPDWGRGEAYIYGSVKIEGGWKKNTERLNAPESDKIWYIDLKGDFIPRSVWLIEGEKVTRIPIARQPNWEEDPNDPDDVIKNWWAWERVRQEGRNLIGKDSKNLTNPDPNYYRGATVWTEGDNLIVTPTPTKIINYNPQTNEITFSSGWRQPPVKGSRYFIEDKIEFLDSPGEYFYDTSKKRLYIRLPKDEDPNTKTIELAKEFTLLEISNQSNIEISGINFRFNNSLPDIMLRWRDTFEVYTSAIRATGTCKNIKIHHCKFEYLTKGIRFFAQEGSGVIENIEVSDNEFSYTDHNALEFKDSQSWGQTIPPLGRVRNIRVLRNKFYCDGIRPLRDYTPFTIEFHSVETAEIAGNILERCYGGGIDVFLGKHHDLRDVPLIKVFIHHNKVKDCLLNSNDYGGIEVWQGGPVFVYNNIVINPVGPRRGNYVWHIDNRKDFNYNSGNFGFAYYSDGQYKGYFFNNIAIGKSNQLGSTLCNAAAYMEVGSYLHAYFNNFAYKFGCAFRKQPLLNGVQRAWYLGNFICDISDVVFDHQASGSSKIEQDSYDTIAYLNNILYVNNPKRGLGNFASGQRYLSKPEEFSKELLMLNGLRNEVGVVKENPPEKLEDMIKEYAKSISIKFFVPYSLYKVVGEWNFYRNRKDPSIIFGENFYYSDEYMERDMYQYVPWNNLKGMNVVEENYKAGILENWVEGALEFDGEKVYCILPDSEIKKDYSFVYTGDFKYGDIGKNSTVIYPGSKRQTVDMDRNSFVIEMVIKAEKKDGGLVEKMKDGKGYSVYLKDGGINLKLGYGQNDYFRINTESRIDDGKWHHILLEVNREEKTAKIYVDGKEAKTVKEGEIKEGSLSNNGDFIVGKGQEVGYFKGLMDYLRVSRGSLKDSETTIEEVYKWEFDGPFLYDFFGNKKF; via the coding sequence ATGATTAAGAAGGTTTTAAGTTTATTGTTTATGTTTTGTTTATTTTCTTTTGCCCAGAGTAATTTTTCATGGGAAGAGAGACACTGTGAGATAACTCCTGATGGTGATATAAAATGGAAACCGAAACCATTTGTTTTCAAAAAAGGGTTATCAGTAAGATATATTGATTTTGAGAATGGGAATGATAATAATGACGGACTTACAAAAAATACTCCATGGAAACATCACCCATGGGACGAGAATGCAGAAGGTAAAGCAAAAGAATGTAAAGGGATTCATACATATATATTTAAAAAAGGAGTGATATACAGAGGAAAATTGATAGCAAAAGAATCAGGAGAGGAAAACAATCTAATAATACTGACAGTTGACCCTGACTGGGGAAGAGGAGAGGCATATATATATGGTTCTGTTAAAATAGAAGGTGGATGGAAGAAAAACACAGAAAGATTAAATGCTCCTGAATCTGATAAGATATGGTACATTGATTTAAAAGGAGATTTTATTCCAAGAAGTGTATGGCTTATAGAAGGAGAAAAAGTAACAAGAATTCCTATAGCCAGACAGCCAAACTGGGAGGAAGACCCCAATGACCCTGATGATGTTATAAAGAACTGGTGGGCATGGGAAAGAGTGCGTCAGGAAGGACGAAATTTAATAGGAAAGGACTCAAAAAACTTAACAAATCCAGACCCTAATTATTATAGAGGTGCAACCGTATGGACAGAAGGAGATAATTTAATTGTTACACCTACACCTACAAAAATTATAAACTACAATCCTCAAACAAATGAAATAACTTTTAGCAGTGGATGGAGACAACCACCTGTTAAAGGAAGCAGATATTTTATAGAGGATAAAATTGAATTTCTTGATTCACCGGGAGAGTATTTCTATGACACATCAAAAAAGAGATTATATATCAGATTACCAAAAGATGAAGACCCGAATACAAAAACAATAGAACTTGCAAAAGAATTTACATTATTAGAAATATCAAACCAGTCAAATATAGAGATTTCTGGTATAAATTTCAGATTTAACAATTCACTTCCAGATATTATGTTGAGATGGCGTGATACATTTGAAGTATATACTTCTGCTATAAGGGCAACAGGAACATGCAAGAATATAAAAATACACCACTGTAAATTTGAATATTTAACAAAAGGTATAAGATTTTTTGCACAAGAAGGAAGTGGTGTAATTGAAAATATTGAAGTATCAGATAATGAATTCTCTTATACAGACCATAATGCTCTTGAATTTAAAGATAGTCAATCATGGGGACAAACTATACCACCTCTTGGCAGAGTCAGAAATATTAGAGTATTGAGGAATAAATTTTACTGCGATGGAATAAGACCGTTAAGAGATTATACACCTTTTACAATTGAGTTTCATTCGGTAGAAACAGCAGAAATAGCAGGGAATATTCTTGAAAGATGTTATGGAGGAGGTATTGATGTATTTCTGGGGAAACACCATGATTTAAGAGATGTTCCTCTTATAAAAGTTTTCATTCATCATAATAAAGTTAAGGATTGTCTTTTAAATTCAAATGATTATGGAGGTATAGAGGTTTGGCAGGGAGGACCTGTTTTTGTTTATAATAACATCGTGATAAATCCTGTTGGACCGAGAAGAGGCAATTATGTATGGCATATAGATAATAGAAAGGATTTTAATTACAATTCTGGAAACTTTGGATTTGCCTATTATTCAGACGGTCAGTATAAAGGATATTTCTTCAATAATATTGCTATAGGAAAGAGTAATCAACTTGGAAGTACTTTATGTAATGCTGCTGCCTATATGGAGGTCGGTTCATATCTTCACGCATATTTTAACAATTTTGCATATAAATTTGGATGTGCTTTCAGAAAACAACCTCTATTGAATGGAGTTCAGAGAGCATGGTATCTCGGGAATTTCATATGTGATATAAGTGATGTTGTTTTTGACCATCAAGCATCGGGTTCTTCAAAAATTGAACAGGATAGTTATGATACAATTGCTTACTTAAACAATATACTTTATGTAAATAATCCAAAAAGAGGACTTGGAAATTTTGCAAGTGGTCAGAGATATTTATCAAAACCAGAAGAATTTTCAAAAGAATTACTTATGTTAAACGGATTAAGAAATGAAGTAGGAGTTGTAAAGGAAAATCCACCTGAAAAACTTGAAGATATGATAAAGGAATATGCTAAAAGTATCAGTATTAAGTTTTTTGTTCCGTATTCACTTTATAAGGTTGTAGGGGAATGGAATTTTTACAGAAATAGAAAAGACCCATCAATTATATTTGGCGAGAATTTTTATTACAGTGATGAATATATGGAAAGAGATATGTATCAATATGTTCCTTGGAATAACTTAAAAGGTATGAATGTAGTAGAGGAAAATTATAAAGCAGGGATACTTGAAAACTGGGTAGAAGGAGCACTTGAATTTGATGGAGAAAAAGTTTATTGTATATTACCTGATAGTGAGATTAAAAAGGATTATTCTTTTGTATATACAGGTGATTTTAAATATGGAGATATAGGTAAAAATTCAACAGTTATTTATCCTGGCAGTAAGAGACAGACAGTGGATATGGATAGAAACAGTTTTGTAATAGAGATGGTTATAAAGGCAGAGAAGAAAGATGGAGGACTTGTAGAAAAGATGAAAGATGGTAAAGGTTATTCGGTATATTTAAAGGACGGAGGGATAAATTTAAAACTTGGATATGGACAGAATGATTATTTTAGGATAAATACAGAAAGCAGAATAGATGATGGTAAATGGCATCACATACTTTTAGAGGTTAACAGAGAAGAAAAGACAGCAAAAATATATGTTGATGGAAAAG
- a CDS encoding creatininase family protein, whose amino-acid sequence MEDHKKQIQFLRPDEIIKERDENGIIFLPIGPLEWHGPHLPLGVDPLRAEYVAIELAKRIGGVVLPTFYIGTERERSPQMLKNIGFEEDDYIIGMDFPDNSLKSLYFKEEVFAVLLRNILEMLIEKWNYKTIIIVNGHGGENHVNVIRRLKIEFERERDVKIITIFPALNFPNSKWSHATKEETETIMSIYPECVDLKKLPQKPEKLKNKKFAIVDDLTFRGTPTEDFTVRDEEDPRDATVESGRKIFETTVEQLEKIIKKEIEGKD is encoded by the coding sequence ATGGAAGACCATAAAAAACAGATACAGTTTTTAAGACCAGATGAAATAATAAAAGAAAGAGATGAAAACGGTATAATATTTTTACCTATTGGTCCTCTTGAATGGCATGGACCACATTTACCACTTGGAGTGGATCCTTTAAGAGCAGAATATGTTGCTATTGAACTTGCAAAAAGAATTGGTGGAGTGGTACTTCCCACTTTTTATATCGGTACTGAAAGAGAAAGAAGCCCACAGATGCTTAAAAATATTGGGTTTGAAGAAGATGATTATATTATAGGGATGGATTTTCCAGATAATTCTTTAAAAAGTTTATATTTCAAAGAAGAAGTTTTTGCAGTATTATTGAGAAATATTCTTGAAATGCTGATTGAAAAGTGGAATTATAAAACCATCATTATTGTGAACGGACATGGAGGCGAAAATCATGTAAATGTTATAAGAAGATTGAAAATTGAGTTTGAGAGAGAAAGGGATGTTAAGATTATTACTATTTTTCCTGCTTTAAATTTCCCGAATTCAAAATGGTCTCATGCAACAAAGGAAGAAACAGAAACAATTATGAGTATTTATCCTGAATGTGTTGATTTAAAAAAACTTCCTCAAAAACCTGAAAAACTGAAAAATAAAAAATTTGCAATTGTAGATGATTTAACTTTTAGAGGAACTCCGACAGAAGATTTTACAGTAAGAGATGAAGAAGACCCGAGAGATGCAACTGTTGAAAGTGGCAGGAAAATTTTTGAAACGACAGTTGAGCAACTTGAAAAAATTATAAAAAAAGAAATTGAAGGAAAGGACTGA